One Solanum pennellii chromosome 9, SPENNV200 DNA segment encodes these proteins:
- the LOC107029786 gene encoding succinate dehydrogenase assembly factor 1, mitochondrial — MGASSGPKRLSGMQKQALALYRGFLRAARSKPAEERRQIESVVSTEFRKNSKQVDRKNFIYIEYLLRRGNKQLDQLKSPDTVGLSSLSVDSSQTTGSSSS; from the coding sequence ATGGGAGCTTCCAGTGGACCAAAGCGGCTATCTGGTATGCAGAAGCAAGCACTTGCTCTCTATAGAGGATTCTTAAGAGCAGCCCGCTCCAAGCCTGCTGAAGAAAGGAGGCAAATCGAGTCAGTTGTATCCACTGAGTTCCGCAAAAACTCCAAGCAAGTTGATcgtaagaattttatttatatcgAGTACTTACTTCGTCGTGGTAACAAACAACTTGATCAACTCAAAAGCCCTGATACTGTTGGATTGTCATCATTAAGTGTTGATTCTTCACAAACAACAGGTTCATCCTCCTCCTAG